One genomic window of Halorubrum hochsteinianum includes the following:
- a CDS encoding CDC48 family AAA ATPase, translated as MKLTVKPLKQKDAGRRLAAIDRVAADELGLSGGDIVRVEGSDGAAIARVWPGYPEDDGTGVIRIDGRLRQEADVGIDDRVTVEDVDVSRADAVTIAFPSQLRVRGQIAPFIRDKLSGQPVTEGQTIRTSLGFGLMGGQSQAVPMKIAETSPGGTVVITDETEISISEISAEEIADRGEAAGGTGEGPDVTYEDIGGLDDELEQVREMIELPMRHPELFKRLGIDPPKGVLLHGPPGTGKTLIAKAVANEIDANFHTISGPEIMSKYYGESEEQLREVFEEASEESPAIIFMDELDSIAPKREEAGGDVERRVVAQLLSLMDGLEERGEVVVIGATNRVDAIDQALRRGGRFDREIEVGVPDRNGRKEILQVHTRNMPLADGIDLDEYAENTHGFVGADLESLAKESAMHALRRIRPEIDLESDEIDADVLNSIQVTEADFKEAIKGIEPSALREVFVEVPDVTWDDVGGLEGTKERLRETIQWPLEYPEVFEELDMQAAKGVLMYGPPGTGKTLLAKAVANESESNFISIKGPELLNKYVGESEKGVREVFSKARENAPTIVFFDEIDSIATERGKNSGDSGVGERVVSQLLTELDGLESLEDVVVIATTNRPDLIDSALLRPGRLDRHVHVPVPDETARRRIFEVHTRDKPLADDVDLDALARKTDGYVGADIEAVAREASMNASREFIGSVSREEVGESVGNVRVTMQHFEDALSEVNPSVTPETRERYEEIEKQFKRSDVDRTEAEPGAAFQ; from the coding sequence ATGAAGCTCACCGTCAAGCCGCTGAAACAGAAGGACGCCGGTCGCCGCCTCGCGGCGATCGACCGCGTCGCGGCCGACGAGCTGGGGCTCTCCGGCGGGGACATCGTCCGCGTCGAGGGCTCGGACGGGGCGGCGATCGCCCGCGTCTGGCCCGGCTACCCCGAGGACGACGGCACCGGCGTGATCCGCATCGACGGCCGCCTGCGGCAGGAGGCCGACGTTGGGATCGACGACCGCGTGACCGTCGAGGACGTGGACGTCTCGCGGGCGGACGCGGTGACGATCGCCTTCCCGAGCCAGCTGCGGGTGCGGGGGCAGATCGCCCCGTTCATCCGCGACAAGCTCTCCGGCCAGCCGGTGACCGAGGGGCAGACGATCCGGACGTCGCTCGGCTTCGGGCTGATGGGCGGTCAGTCGCAGGCGGTACCGATGAAGATCGCCGAGACCAGCCCCGGCGGCACGGTGGTCATCACCGACGAGACGGAGATCAGCATCTCCGAGATCTCCGCCGAGGAGATCGCCGACCGCGGCGAGGCCGCGGGCGGGACCGGCGAGGGGCCGGACGTCACCTACGAGGACATCGGCGGGCTCGACGACGAGCTCGAACAGGTCCGAGAGATGATCGAGCTGCCGATGCGGCACCCGGAGCTGTTCAAGCGCCTCGGCATCGACCCGCCGAAGGGCGTCCTGCTCCACGGCCCGCCGGGCACGGGGAAGACGCTGATCGCGAAGGCCGTCGCCAACGAGATCGACGCCAACTTCCACACGATCTCCGGTCCGGAGATCATGTCGAAGTACTACGGCGAGAGCGAAGAGCAGCTCCGCGAGGTGTTCGAGGAGGCGTCCGAGGAGTCGCCCGCGATCATCTTCATGGACGAGCTCGACTCCATCGCGCCCAAGCGCGAGGAGGCCGGCGGCGACGTGGAGCGCCGCGTCGTGGCCCAGCTCCTCTCGCTGATGGACGGGCTCGAGGAGCGCGGCGAGGTCGTCGTCATCGGGGCGACGAACCGCGTCGACGCCATCGACCAGGCGCTCCGCCGGGGCGGCCGCTTCGACCGCGAGATCGAGGTCGGCGTCCCCGACCGCAACGGCCGCAAGGAGATCCTCCAGGTCCACACGCGGAACATGCCGCTGGCCGACGGGATCGACTTAGACGAGTACGCCGAGAACACCCACGGCTTCGTCGGGGCCGACCTCGAGTCGCTCGCGAAGGAATCGGCGATGCACGCCCTGCGCCGCATCCGCCCGGAGATCGACCTCGAATCGGACGAGATCGACGCCGACGTGCTGAACAGCATCCAGGTGACCGAGGCGGACTTCAAGGAGGCGATCAAGGGGATCGAGCCCTCCGCGCTACGGGAGGTGTTCGTGGAGGTCCCCGACGTCACCTGGGACGACGTCGGCGGGCTGGAGGGCACCAAAGAGCGGCTCCGCGAGACGATCCAGTGGCCCTTGGAGTATCCCGAGGTGTTCGAGGAGCTCGACATGCAGGCCGCGAAGGGCGTCTTGATGTACGGCCCGCCGGGTACGGGGAAGACCCTGCTCGCGAAGGCCGTCGCCAACGAGAGCGAGTCCAACTTCATCTCGATCAAGGGGCCGGAGCTGCTGAACAAGTACGTGGGCGAGTCCGAGAAGGGAGTCCGCGAGGTGTTCAGCAAGGCCCGCGAGAACGCGCCGACGATCGTGTTCTTCGACGAGATCGACTCGATCGCGACCGAGCGCGGGAAGAACTCCGGCGACTCCGGCGTCGGCGAGCGCGTCGTCTCCCAGCTGCTGACGGAGCTCGACGGGCTCGAATCGCTGGAGGACGTGGTCGTCATCGCGACGACGAACCGGCCCGACCTCATCGACTCGGCGCTGCTGCGCCCCGGTCGGCTGGACCGGCACGTCCACGTGCCCGTCCCCGACGAGACGGCGCGCCGCCGGATCTTTGAGGTCCACACGCGGGACAAGCCGCTGGCCGACGACGTTGACCTCGACGCGCTGGCGCGCAAGACCGACGGCTACGTGGGTGCCGACATCGAGGCGGTCGCCCGCGAGGCCTCGATGAACGCCTCCCGGGAGTTCATCGGCAGCGTCTCCCGCGAGGAGGTCGGCGAGTCCGTCGGCAACGTCCGCGTGACGATGCAGCACTTCGAGGACGCGCTGAGCGAGGTGAACCCCAGCGTCACCCCCGAGACGCGCGAGCGCTACGAGGAGATTGAAAAGCAGTTCAAGCGGTCCGACGTGGACCGCACCGAGGCGGAGCCGGGCGCGGCGTTCCAGTAA
- a CDS encoding Hsp20/alpha crystallin family protein yields the protein MDHIQTQSTGDGALLRRYEYDDGWIVAADLGVDDETVAIDTVGETAIVVVEGPEEPVETEFELPGTAASAAVNNGVLTVEGER from the coding sequence ATGGATCACATACAGACCCAATCGACCGGCGACGGCGCGCTGTTGCGCCGGTACGAGTACGACGACGGGTGGATCGTCGCCGCCGACTTGGGCGTCGACGACGAGACCGTCGCGATCGACACCGTCGGCGAGACGGCGATCGTCGTCGTCGAAGGACCGGAAGAGCCGGTCGAAACGGAGTTCGAACTGCCCGGAACGGCCGCGTCCGCGGCCGTGAACAACGGCGTTCTCACCGTGGAGGGCGAGCGATGA
- a CDS encoding alpha/beta fold hydrolase — protein MERLTHDGRATAYRRFDRGGDGPTVCFVHGSGGTKDVWKSQARLADRFPAVAVDLSGHGDSDDVATPAGPETLDAYADDVIAVAEATGATVICGNSLGGAVALRVALERDLALDGLVLAGTGAKLAVAESLREALASDFDRAVSTLHEPDRLFHDAPAEYVELSKASMRACGREVTERDFLTCHRFDVRERLDAVDVPALGVVGAHDVLTPPAYHEYLADRIPAGEWTELPDAAHLAMLERPAAFNEALAGFLDGL, from the coding sequence ATGGAACGGCTCACCCACGACGGCCGCGCGACGGCGTACCGGCGCTTCGACCGCGGCGGCGACGGACCGACGGTCTGTTTTGTCCACGGCAGCGGCGGCACGAAGGACGTCTGGAAGTCGCAGGCGCGGCTCGCCGACCGGTTCCCGGCCGTCGCCGTCGACCTCTCGGGCCACGGGGACAGCGACGACGTCGCGACGCCCGCCGGCCCCGAGACGCTCGACGCGTACGCCGACGACGTAATCGCGGTCGCCGAGGCGACGGGCGCGACCGTGATATGCGGCAACTCGCTGGGCGGCGCGGTCGCGCTGCGGGTCGCCTTAGAGCGCGACCTCGCGCTCGACGGGCTCGTCCTCGCGGGCACGGGCGCGAAGCTCGCGGTGGCCGAGTCCCTCCGCGAGGCGCTCGCGAGCGACTTCGACCGGGCGGTGTCGACGCTCCACGAGCCGGATCGACTGTTCCACGACGCCCCCGCCGAGTACGTCGAACTCTCGAAGGCGTCGATGCGGGCGTGCGGCCGCGAGGTGACCGAACGGGACTTCCTGACCTGCCACCGCTTCGACGTCCGGGAGCGCCTCGACGCGGTCGACGTCCCGGCGCTCGGGGTCGTCGGCGCGCACGACGTACTCACCCCGCCGGCGTACCACGAGTACCTCGCCGACCGGATCCCGGCCGGAGAGTGGACCGAACTCCCCGACGCCGCCCACCTCGCGATGCTCGAACGCCCGGCCGCGTTCAACGAGGCGCTCGCGGGCTTCCTCGACGGACTGTAG